A window of Candidatus Auribacterota bacterium contains these coding sequences:
- the ppdK gene encoding pyruvate, phosphate dikinase, translating to MRKYVFYFGSGKAEGNAQMKELLGGKGANLAEMTNLKIPVPAGFTITTEVCAYYDAHRRKYPSGVERQVDRALARVEKAMGARFGDSENPLLLSVRSGARASMPGMMDTVLNLGLNDDTVQGLARQTGNERFAYDCYRRFVQMFGDVVLGLKPQRKDDVDPFEEIIEKKKEHRKIRYDTELSLDDLKELVAEFRTAIKERTGSRFPEDPHAQLWAAIGAVFRSWENPRAIAYRQINKIPDHWGTAVNVQAMVFGNMGTDSGTGVAFTRDAATGEKRFYGEYLLNAQGEDVVAGIRTPKPIAQLKAELPRVYRELEGVYKKIERHYRDMQDLEFTIQKGTLWLLQTRSGKRTGFAAIRIAVDMVEEGLITREEALLRIDPMQLNQFLRPVFDMQEKKKAIAAGRLLARGLNAGPGAASGRVVFNAADAEEWAARGDKVILVRIETSPEDIRGMTAAEGVLTARGGMTSHAALVARQMGKVCVVGCGALEIDYKARQMRAGGVVVREGDAVSIDGSTGEVISGTAKTFPSEVLRVVLYRTMKPSESSDYRYYARVMSWADEIRRLGIRTNADLPEQVQNAIAFGAEGIGLCRTEHMFFEGDRIDAMREMILAEDEGGRRRALAQLLPMQKEDFKGIFRALKGRPATIRTLDPPLHEFLPHEDAGIRDLAGKMGISEERLRQKIAGLREANPMLGLRGCRLGIAYPEITEMQARAILEAACEVAREGIAVKPEIMIPLVGMVSELESQKAVVDRVARQVFDEQKKRVSYAVGTMIELPRAAITADKIAAVAEFFSYGTNDLTQTTFGMSRDDAGPFLVRYIAEKILPGDPFQSIDQDGVGYLMWLGVERGRRTRHDLKVGICGEHGGEPESVKFCHRIGLDYVSCSPFRVPIARLAAAQAVLEEMKGKRARGSARGAGKKRSK from the coding sequence ATGCGTAAGTATGTATTTTACTTTGGCTCGGGCAAGGCCGAAGGGAATGCGCAGATGAAGGAGCTCCTCGGCGGCAAGGGGGCTAACCTCGCGGAGATGACCAATCTAAAGATCCCCGTGCCCGCGGGATTCACCATCACGACCGAGGTCTGCGCCTACTACGATGCGCACAGGCGGAAATACCCGTCGGGCGTTGAGCGCCAGGTCGACCGGGCGCTCGCGCGCGTGGAGAAGGCGATGGGGGCGCGTTTCGGCGACAGTGAGAACCCCCTCCTGCTCTCCGTGCGCTCCGGGGCGCGGGCGTCGATGCCGGGGATGATGGACACGGTGCTCAATCTGGGGCTCAACGACGATACGGTGCAGGGCCTCGCCCGCCAGACGGGGAACGAGCGCTTCGCGTACGATTGCTACCGGCGCTTTGTACAGATGTTCGGCGACGTGGTGCTGGGCTTGAAGCCGCAGCGCAAAGACGACGTGGACCCGTTCGAGGAGATCATCGAGAAGAAAAAGGAACACAGGAAAATACGGTATGATACCGAGCTCTCGCTGGACGACCTGAAAGAGCTCGTGGCGGAATTCAGGACGGCGATCAAAGAGAGAACGGGCAGCCGCTTCCCGGAGGATCCTCACGCACAGTTGTGGGCCGCGATCGGCGCGGTATTCCGCTCGTGGGAGAACCCGCGCGCGATCGCCTACCGGCAGATCAACAAGATCCCCGATCACTGGGGAACGGCGGTGAACGTCCAGGCGATGGTGTTCGGCAACATGGGGACCGATAGCGGGACGGGCGTGGCATTCACGCGCGACGCCGCGACCGGCGAGAAGCGTTTCTACGGGGAGTACCTGCTCAATGCCCAGGGGGAGGATGTGGTCGCCGGCATTCGGACGCCGAAACCGATCGCGCAGCTTAAGGCGGAGTTGCCGCGCGTGTACCGCGAGCTCGAGGGGGTGTACAAGAAGATAGAGCGGCACTACCGCGACATGCAGGATCTGGAGTTCACCATTCAGAAGGGCACGCTCTGGCTCCTCCAGACCCGCTCGGGGAAGAGGACTGGATTCGCTGCAATCCGCATCGCGGTGGATATGGTTGAGGAGGGGCTGATCACCAGGGAGGAGGCGCTGCTGCGCATTGACCCGATGCAGCTCAATCAGTTCCTCCGGCCGGTCTTTGATATGCAGGAGAAGAAAAAGGCGATCGCCGCGGGGCGGCTGCTCGCAAGGGGGCTCAATGCGGGCCCGGGCGCGGCGTCCGGCAGGGTGGTATTCAATGCGGCGGATGCCGAGGAGTGGGCGGCCCGCGGAGACAAGGTGATTCTCGTGCGCATCGAAACCTCTCCTGAGGACATCCGCGGCATGACGGCCGCCGAGGGTGTGCTGACCGCCCGTGGGGGAATGACTTCTCACGCGGCGCTCGTCGCGAGGCAGATGGGGAAGGTTTGCGTGGTCGGGTGCGGCGCCCTGGAGATTGATTACAAAGCCCGCCAGATGCGCGCGGGGGGCGTGGTGGTCAGGGAGGGCGACGCGGTCTCTATCGATGGCTCAACGGGAGAGGTCATCTCCGGCACAGCGAAGACCTTCCCCTCGGAGGTGTTGCGCGTGGTGCTGTACCGGACCATGAAACCGAGTGAATCCAGCGATTACCGGTACTACGCCCGGGTGATGTCCTGGGCTGATGAGATCCGGCGGCTGGGGATTCGCACCAACGCCGATCTGCCTGAACAGGTGCAGAACGCAATCGCGTTCGGCGCCGAGGGGATCGGGCTGTGCCGCACCGAGCACATGTTCTTTGAGGGTGACCGTATTGACGCCATGCGCGAGATGATTCTCGCCGAGGACGAGGGGGGCCGCCGCCGCGCGCTTGCGCAGCTCCTCCCGATGCAGAAGGAAGATTTTAAGGGGATATTCCGCGCGCTCAAAGGGAGGCCGGCCACGATCCGAACGCTCGACCCCCCGCTCCACGAGTTCCTCCCGCATGAGGATGCGGGGATCAGGGACCTCGCCGGGAAGATGGGGATATCGGAGGAGCGGTTGCGCCAGAAGATCGCCGGCCTGCGGGAAGCCAATCCGATGCTCGGCCTCAGGGGGTGCCGCCTGGGGATCGCCTATCCGGAGATCACCGAGATGCAGGCGCGGGCTATCCTTGAGGCGGCATGCGAGGTGGCGAGAGAAGGGATTGCGGTGAAGCCCGAGATCATGATTCCCCTCGTGGGCATGGTCAGCGAGTTGGAGTCGCAGAAGGCGGTGGTGGACAGAGTGGCCAGGCAGGTGTTTGATGAACAGAAGAAGAGAGTCAGCTATGCCGTGGGGACGATGATCGAACTCCCGCGGGCGGCGATCACCGCCGATAAGATTGCGGCGGTGGCGGAATTCTTCAGCTACGGGACCAACGACCTCACCCAGACCACCTTCGGGATGTCCCGTGACGACGCGGGTCCATTCCTCGTCAGATATATCGCGGAGAAGATTCTTCCCGGCGATCCGTTCCAATCCATTGACCAGGATGGCGTGGGATACCTCATGTGGCTCGGCGTGGAGCGGGGGAGGCGGACACGGCATGATCTGAAGGTGGGCATCTGCGGCGAACACGGCGGCGAGCCGGAATCGGTGAAATTCTGCCATCGGATCGGACTTGATTATGTGAGCTGCTCGCCCTTCCGTGTGCCGATCGCGAGGCTCGCGGCGGCCCAGGCCGTTCTCGAGGAGATGAAGGGGAAGCGGGCGCGGGGCAGTGCGCGCGGTGCGGGGAAGAAGCGCTCGAAGTAG
- a CDS encoding sigma-70 family RNA polymerase sigma factor produces the protein MGAGKDTIQLYLRDIGEIPLLTREEEVGLAKKAAAGDEQARQKLIKANLRLVVKIAKRYGYLGLSLLDLIEEGNMGLMRAVEKFDVGRGNKLSTYAAWWIRQFMLRALANQGKMIRIPVYMMEKIQKVYRKEKELTQKRGRPARPEEIAKALGMPVAKVRELLEMDKKPISLYAPIDGEGISELINVIEDVDSIPPSKIISDEVTRKNIAELLGQLSAREAGILKMRFGLRDSNPRTLTEIGKKYGVTRERVRQIQETGLRKLKALLGDQKSGFYDF, from the coding sequence ATGGGGGCGGGGAAAGACACCATTCAGCTGTATCTCAGGGACATAGGTGAGATACCGCTGCTCACCCGGGAGGAGGAGGTCGGGCTCGCGAAGAAGGCTGCCGCCGGCGACGAGCAGGCGCGGCAGAAGTTGATTAAGGCCAACCTCAGGCTTGTGGTGAAGATCGCGAAGCGGTACGGTTATCTGGGGCTCTCGCTGCTGGACCTCATCGAGGAGGGGAACATGGGACTGATGAGGGCCGTGGAGAAATTCGATGTGGGCAGGGGGAACAAGCTGAGCACGTACGCGGCATGGTGGATCAGGCAGTTTATGCTGCGCGCGCTCGCGAACCAGGGGAAGATGATCCGCATCCCGGTCTACATGATGGAGAAGATACAGAAGGTTTACAGGAAGGAAAAAGAGCTCACGCAGAAACGCGGCAGGCCCGCGCGGCCGGAGGAGATCGCGAAGGCGCTTGGGATGCCCGTGGCCAAGGTGAGGGAATTGCTCGAGATGGACAAAAAACCGATATCGCTCTACGCGCCGATCGACGGCGAGGGGATCAGCGAGCTGATCAATGTGATTGAGGACGTGGATTCCATTCCGCCATCGAAGATCATTTCCGATGAGGTGACGCGCAAAAACATCGCGGAGTTGCTCGGTCAGTTGTCCGCGAGAGAGGCGGGTATCCTCAAGATGCGGTTCGGGCTCCGTGACAGCAACCCCAGGACACTCACCGAGATCGGCAAAAAATACGGCGTCACGCGGGAACGGGTGAGGCAGATACAGGAGACGGGATTGCGCAAGCTGAAGGCCCTGCTCGGCGATCAGAAGAGCGGCTTTTATGATTTCTAG